From Quercus lobata isolate SW786 chromosome 1, ValleyOak3.0 Primary Assembly, whole genome shotgun sequence, one genomic window encodes:
- the LOC115979665 gene encoding alcohol-forming fatty acyl-CoA reductase-like isoform X2 — MELEGILQFFENKTVLVTGATGFLAKVFVEKILRVQPNVKRLYLLVRASDNKSATQRFREEVIEKDIFRVLKNNLGANLESFIFERVTPISGDISDENFGIKDSILIEEMWKEIDIVLNSAATTNFDERYDVALGINTYGALHVLNFAKKCIKLKVLLHVSTAYVSSEMEGNILESPLHMEDTPKGTSRLVINAEKEVVEEYLDRLQEQGATNEEITSTMKDLGIKRAKLYGWPNTYVYTKALGEMILGQFHQNLPLAIVRPTMVTSTYKEPFSGWIEGARTMDGVITAYGKGRLKIFLGHPNSILDVIPADMVVNSIIMAMVTHANKSSQIIFHVGSSLRNPMKLSSLSIFTFRYFTQNPWIDRYGKSINVPHPKIFSSIASFQAYMDIRYILPLKVLWLANLVLCQYYRGIYINLNRKVRVVMRLVDLYKPYVYFTALMTLTQKS, encoded by the exons atggAGTTGGAAGGCATACTCCAATTTTTTGAGAACAAGACTGTTTTAGTCACTGGTGCCACAGGTTTTCTAGCAAAAg TGTTTGTGGAGAAAATACTAAGGGTTCAACCAAATGTGAAAAGGCTCTATCTTCTTGTGAGAGCTTCAGACAACAAGTCTGCTACACAACGCTTTCGTGAAGAG GTGATAGAAAAAGACATATTTAGggttctaaaaaataatttgggtgCAAATCTAGAATCCTTTATATTTGAAAGGGTTACTCCTATCTCTGGTGACATCAGTGACGAGAATTTCGGAATCAAAGATTCTATATTAATAGAAGAGATGTGGAAAGAAATAGACATCGTCTTAAATTCTGCTGCTACAACAAACTTTGATGAAAG ATATGATGTTGCATTGGGCATCAACACATATGGAGCTTTGCATGTTTTGAACTTTGCAAAGAAGTGTATTAAATTGAAGGTGCTTCTCCATGTATCAACCG CTTATGTGTCTAGCGAAATGGAGGGCAACATACTTGAGAGCCCATTACACATGGAAGACACGCCAAAGGGAACCTCAAGATTAGTTATCAATGCCGAAAAAGAAGTTGTGGAGGAATACCTAGATAGATTACAAGAACAAGGTGCCACAAATGAAGAGATCACATCCACCATGAAGGATTTGGGCATTAAAAG GGCAAAACTATATGGATGGCCAAACACCTATGTATATACGAAGGCATTAGGGGAAATGATTTTAGGACAATTTCATCAGAATCTGCCCTTGGCTATCGTACGTCCCACCATGGTAACCAGTACTTACAAAGAACCATTTTCAGGTTGGATTGAAGGCGCGAG AACCATGGATGGTGTAATTACTGCCTACGGTAAAGGGAGATTGAAAATCTTTCTTGGCCATCCTAATTCAATCTTAGATGTT ATACCAGCAGACATGGTGGTAAATTCTATTATTATGGCCATGGTGACTCATGCAAATAAGTCTTCTCAGATCATCTTCCATGTGGGTTCTTCATTGAGAAATCCCATGAAACTCTCTAGTCTTTCAATTTTTACATTCCGGTACTTCACTCAAAATCCGTGGATTGATAGATATGGAAAGTCAATCAACGTCCCCCATCCGAAAATTTTTAGTAGTATCGCTAGCTTTCAAGCATACATGGATATTCGATATATACTGCCATTGAAG GTGTTATGGTTAGCAAATCTGGTGCTTTGCCAGTATTATCGGGGCATATATATTAATCTTAACCGGAAGGTCAGAGTAGTGATGCGATTGGTTGACCTCTACAAACCATATGTATATTTTACAG CTTTGATGACTCTAACACAGAAAAGCTAA
- the LOC115979665 gene encoding alcohol-forming fatty acyl-CoA reductase-like isoform X1, translating into MELEGILQFFENKTVLVTGATGFLAKVFVEKILRVQPNVKRLYLLVRASDNKSATQRFREEVIEKDIFRVLKNNLGANLESFIFERVTPISGDISDENFGIKDSILIEEMWKEIDIVLNSAATTNFDERYDVALGINTYGALHVLNFAKKCIKLKVLLHVSTAYVSSEMEGNILESPLHMEDTPKGTSRLVINAEKEVVEEYLDRLQEQGATNEEITSTMKDLGIKRAKLYGWPNTYVYTKALGEMILGQFHQNLPLAIVRPTMVTSTYKEPFSGWIEGARTMDGVITAYGKGRLKIFLGHPNSILDVIPADMVVNSIIMAMVTHANKSSQIIFHVGSSLRNPMKLSSLSIFTFRYFTQNPWIDRYGKSINVPHPKIFSSIASFQAYMDIRYILPLKVLWLANLVLCQYYRGIYINLNRKVRVVMRLVDLYKPYVYFTGSFDDSNTEKLRVAIRESDVDENLFYFDPRCIDWEDYIMNTHIPGLTKYSMKP; encoded by the exons atggAGTTGGAAGGCATACTCCAATTTTTTGAGAACAAGACTGTTTTAGTCACTGGTGCCACAGGTTTTCTAGCAAAAg TGTTTGTGGAGAAAATACTAAGGGTTCAACCAAATGTGAAAAGGCTCTATCTTCTTGTGAGAGCTTCAGACAACAAGTCTGCTACACAACGCTTTCGTGAAGAG GTGATAGAAAAAGACATATTTAGggttctaaaaaataatttgggtgCAAATCTAGAATCCTTTATATTTGAAAGGGTTACTCCTATCTCTGGTGACATCAGTGACGAGAATTTCGGAATCAAAGATTCTATATTAATAGAAGAGATGTGGAAAGAAATAGACATCGTCTTAAATTCTGCTGCTACAACAAACTTTGATGAAAG ATATGATGTTGCATTGGGCATCAACACATATGGAGCTTTGCATGTTTTGAACTTTGCAAAGAAGTGTATTAAATTGAAGGTGCTTCTCCATGTATCAACCG CTTATGTGTCTAGCGAAATGGAGGGCAACATACTTGAGAGCCCATTACACATGGAAGACACGCCAAAGGGAACCTCAAGATTAGTTATCAATGCCGAAAAAGAAGTTGTGGAGGAATACCTAGATAGATTACAAGAACAAGGTGCCACAAATGAAGAGATCACATCCACCATGAAGGATTTGGGCATTAAAAG GGCAAAACTATATGGATGGCCAAACACCTATGTATATACGAAGGCATTAGGGGAAATGATTTTAGGACAATTTCATCAGAATCTGCCCTTGGCTATCGTACGTCCCACCATGGTAACCAGTACTTACAAAGAACCATTTTCAGGTTGGATTGAAGGCGCGAG AACCATGGATGGTGTAATTACTGCCTACGGTAAAGGGAGATTGAAAATCTTTCTTGGCCATCCTAATTCAATCTTAGATGTT ATACCAGCAGACATGGTGGTAAATTCTATTATTATGGCCATGGTGACTCATGCAAATAAGTCTTCTCAGATCATCTTCCATGTGGGTTCTTCATTGAGAAATCCCATGAAACTCTCTAGTCTTTCAATTTTTACATTCCGGTACTTCACTCAAAATCCGTGGATTGATAGATATGGAAAGTCAATCAACGTCCCCCATCCGAAAATTTTTAGTAGTATCGCTAGCTTTCAAGCATACATGGATATTCGATATATACTGCCATTGAAG GTGTTATGGTTAGCAAATCTGGTGCTTTGCCAGTATTATCGGGGCATATATATTAATCTTAACCGGAAGGTCAGAGTAGTGATGCGATTGGTTGACCTCTACAAACCATATGTATATTTTACAGGCAG CTTTGATGACTCTAACACAGAAAAGCTAAGAGTGGCGATTAGAGAGAGTGATGTCGATGAAAATTTGTTTTACTTTGACCCAAGGTGCATTGACTGGGAAGACTACATTATGAACACTCATATTCCTGGTCTGACAAAGTACTCAATGAAACCATAA